The nucleotide window TGTTCGCGGTTAATGTTGCTTCCGATGCTGACATAGACGGTGGCCATAGTCTTTCCCTCCTTTTAAACAGCCTATACGTCCGACTTGCTATGAAGATCAGCTATGCGTCCTTTTAATGGCAGGACGGCAAAAGAAAAATACGGTTCTGTTACAAGTTTTGCCCGTTTTGAGCCCGACAAAAGGGCACCTGTGAGCTAGAAAGTGCCACGAGTCAAAGCTCAGCCGATGAAGGTATTGGATAAAAATGTGTGTGGGAAAAATTGAATATGATCGATCATGAATAACTATAGGTATGGAAAGTCGCTTAACGTAGCGTCCAGTATTGATGGTGCAGACCACTGACAAGTATACGGACCTTCATGACAATATGCTTTTTCACATATTTTAAGTCATGCTCTCTAATGCCCATCAATAAAAAAGCCCAAACAAAGGATTGGGCTCAATTCAATAATCATTAAACCATTGTCATGGTGGTTATATTCCGATTAATTTCCCCAGATTTGGCTTACAAACTCTGGATGGTCAATAAACGGATTACGATTCCCTTGGAAATCATGTACCGCTTTATTTCGGTCGATTTCTTTTTGGCTTACTGGATCTTCAGAATGCCAACGCTTTAGCATAGTAAGTAGCCAAGGTTCAAAAACGGTTGTATTGGTTCCATCCAGAGCGGCATCCGAGCTTGTAGAGTTTCCTTCCCAATTAGCGATTTCATTTTCATAGCGTGTTGCCATGTAGAAATATGCTCTTGCGAAATCACCTTTAAACTCATCAATTGGCTCAAACACCGTACCTGCATAACCAAGAGAGTTTGCTGCACTGCCTAATTTAGAACCATTGCTTGATGTGTATGTTGCACTACTTACCTCACCAAATGGCCAATTACTACGTTTCGAGTTAACGTAGCCGTCAGTGGCAAATAAATGGTGACCGTCAGAGTTCATTGGCTCGACTTTCCCACCAAACCAGCTTTTCGGGAATGAGTGCTCACGGTTGTAGCAATCACCTTCTTTGCTGTATTGACCACATTGATCGGCCACCTTAGTAAATTGGATTGAATCTGAGCCTGAAGGTTTTTCCGAATACATATCGAGAATCGACCCATCAGTGTCATAGTATGCGTCTAGGTCAGCCTCAGACACTAATGTCCAAATAGCGGTGTAACCCTGACTACTATGATTATCAATAATTTGATATAAGGCCGTTTTTAACGCAAAGCCCACTTTGCCTTCAGCGTCTTTGTAATACTCACCTAACACTGGTGGTTCAGTTGGTGGTGTAGTCGTTGAGCCACCAATCGTAAATTCTGTACTCTGACTTGCTTGGAAATTACCACCAGATGCCACAACGGTCCCGTTTACCGACAAACTGTATGAACCATTCCCCACACTGCAGCACATTCCATCTCCATAAGAGTCTGAGACTTCTAGGATGTAGCTACCATCCGCTAAACACATTTCCACTTCATTGTTGGTGTTACTTTGATAGTCTGAACCAGAATAAAGAGTTTGAGAAACTGAGTTTTTGAGAGACCAACTGGTTTCAGAGCCATAGTTATCCGTCACTAGCGTGAGTGCGGCACTTGTGTCATTGCAGCTTTGTGTTGGTGGAGTCTCCGTAGGCTGAAAGTTATCTAAATACACCACTTCCGAACCATCAAAACCTGCATCATCATAAAATCGTATGCCCACAACGATATCTTTAGTGCTCGTAGCGCTGTACGAGTGAGTCAATGCTTGCCACTGATTCGTTAAACCATTATTCGAGTAGCCTAAATAGCCATCAACAAAAAGGCGAGCTTTCACGTTACCTTCAGTGTGATAAACATCGACAGAGAAATCATAAGTTTTCCCTTGTTCAACACTTATCGTTTGCAGAAAATCAGTATTACTTTGAGTACTTGTATTCACTGTGACTTGTGCAGAGAAACTGCCGTTATTGACAGGGTCGGTAGAGGGTGATACCGCAATGCCGGAATCAATTACACTCCATCCAGATGGTACGTTTCCTTCCCAGTTTTCGAAACTTCCATTTTGGATTTGTGCATGCGCACTCGCTGAACAAAGTAATGCAACGCCACTTAGTGTTATTATTCTATTTATCATATAACCTTCTGTTTAATCGGATAAAAACCAACTAAGCTTAGAAAGTAATCAAAAGATGAATGGAGATAAACATCACATTTATAAATGTATGTAACATTACTTTTATTAATATATGTGATGTAAAGCAATGTGATATCGACCTGTCTAATGCTTTCACACGCTAGATTATTGAAATAAGGTTCATCTTGGCTTTCAGGGAAAAGACGCGATGAACCAAAAATAAGCACTTATCCACAAGCCCTGCCTATAGTAAATGTAACCTCTACTAAAGTTCGATCCAGCCCTTACCTAACCAACTGAAAATTATGCGCACAATTCAGTTTGGTTCTGATTTTTAGTTGAAGACCGTGCAAGCACATATTGCTTCCGACTCAAGGCATGAGGAAGATCAGCCTCTAGCGCCCCTTAAACCCAAACAACAGCGTCACACATTTATCTCACGGAAAGCTTGGTCTTAGTTTTTACCAGACCGAAGGCGAAGCTGGATTCAATAGAAGCAATATTGGGCAGGTGAGTTAATTGCCCTGTAGATAGAATTAAGGCCTCGCGTGTGCGAGGCCTTAGTTTTGAAGCTATTACAATAAACCGATCTCTAACAGGTAATTGGGTAGAAGCGTTCTAGTCCATACCAATTAGAGTCGTTATTATCCTTACCAGATATCTTCAATTAAAGAGTCTTTGAGTTGCTCAGCAGCGGCAATGTTTTCTTTCGACATGTATTGCTTAACGTCAATTATCTCTTTCTCTGCATCAGAGTTTCCGTATTCCTGCGCGATTTCAAACCATGCTAACGCTTTAACAAAATCGCTCCATGTTCCGTGGCCATTACGGTAAGCGTAACCAACGGAATATTGACCATAATCGTTGCCCTGCATTGCGGCGCGAGTGTAATACTCTAATGCTTTTTTTGCGTCTGTAGTTTTGAAACCACACGGTTTTTTGTATCGAGTAGAAGAGTAAATATCACCCATCTTCACGTAGGAAAGTGTATGTTCATCTTCTTCAATGGCGTTGCTAAATAATTGCATCGCTTTAGAGCAACTCTTTTCAACGCCTTGTCCATTTAGGTAAGAAATACCCAAGTTGTACATGGCACTTGCATCGCCTAAGTTTGCCGATTGCTCAAACCAATAAGCAGATTTTGAGAAGTCTTGAGCGACGCCTTGACCTTCATCGTATGAAAATGCGAGTTGATACATAGCGTCAGAATAACCAGCTTGCGCAGAAGCGAGGTAATAGTCGTTGCCTTTCTTAAGGTCGACAGGTGTACCTTCGCCATCAAAATACATCACGCCTAATGAGTAGAGCGCATAAGGGTCTTTACTTGGTTCCGCTTTATGGTACCAAGCCAGTGCTTTTTCGTACTGCTCGTCGTAGTAATACTTATCTGCTAAGGTAATGATTGCTTTCACCTCACCAGACTCCGCGAGTTGATTCATGTACTCATAACCGCGTTCTAGGTTTTCTTCATACATTGAATCTTCAATCAGAAGGTTAGCAGCCTGCATCAGCAATTCGTTATCGCTAGAGTTTTCTGCCGCCTTTAACAATGCGAGCTCTTTGCTCTCAAAAGCTTCAATCTCAAGATCGTATGCAAAAGTATTAGCTGACAACAGCAACGACAGTGACGTTAAAAAAGTACAACTTTGTTTCATCATTCAAGCCATTTATTATATTAGTTAAGTTTCACATAAATATAACAAGGTAGCCTTGAAAAAAAAGGAGTTTTTCGGAATGTCGGTCTCTAGATTTACTACAATGAGATCTAGGGCTTTTCCGAGTGCTAGAGCACCAGAATCGTTTAGCGAAGTTACTTTCTATGGAACATTAGTAAACACACAATATTCTTGAAAAACATGATCCTTTTGAGCTCTGCTCATTTTTGTACATACATCGAGCAGGTGCTTGTAGATGTCAACTCTCCCTTCAAAAAAGTCATGTATTAAACTCAAATTCCCATTTGTCAGTTTTGGATAAAAGTATGCTGAGTAGTAACTTCCGTTATTATCAAACTCAATTTCAACAATGATATTCTCAGCATGAAGCTCAGTTACATCCAACATATCTACTAAAGCCGGCTTTGTTTCATAAAATTTTGCTGTTAGCGGATTTAAATATACTGACATTAATCTAGCAGACTCTGTTGTTATTATTTCTATATCTTTCGAGTCGGTGGTGCGGTTAACTTTGAACTTGATAACATAGGCTTCTGGAGATGGATGCCATAAAATAGAAGCTAAACAAATAGACCTCGTTTCTTCTACTCTTTCACATGCAAGACTGTTTTCTAAATCAGGCTGGCTAACAACCCCTATCTGGCAGGGTAGTTGTCACTGTTAAAATTTAACCAGTTTGGGCGATAAAGAGTAATTGTGTCTCGTATCTCAATGGAAAGAAAAGAAGCTATATTGAAGAAGCTGTTGCCTCCCTATTCGATGTCAGTTAAAGAAGTGTCGGAAGAGGAAGGAATTAGCACTGCAACCCTGTATCATTGGCGCCAGCAACTCAGACGTTCAGGAGCCGCCGTGCCAAATAGCAACACTTCATCAGAGCAGTGGTCTGCTCAAACTAAACTCGCCATTGTCGCTGAAACTTACTCAATGACAGAAAGTGAACTCAGCCAATATTGTCGTGAAAAAGGTCTTTTTCCAGAACAAATCCAAAGCTGGCGCAGCGAATGTATGCAAGGGTTTAAGTCGAGTAAAGAGCAGGAAGCTGAAGCAAAGAAGCAGGCGAAAGCTGACAAACTTGAAATCAAAGAGTTAAAGAAAGATTTACGACTCAAAGAAAAAGCACTCGCTGAAACGGCCGCCCTCTTGGTACTCAGAAAAAAGCTGAGAGCCTTTTACGGGGAAGAGCCAGAGGACGACTAACCTCAACCGATGAAAGGCAGACCATAGTGACTCTTATCCTTGAAGCGAAGCAATGCGGATGTCGTTTAGAGCCAGCTTGCCATGAAGTTCAAATTGACTTGAGAACGTATCGTCGCTGGTATCAGCAAGGTGAAGTTCAAGCTGACAGAAGGCCGATATGCATCAGACCTGAGCCTGTTAACAAGCTCTCGCAGGAAGAGCGTGATGCGATTATCGAGGTGTGTAACCGCTCTGAGTTCGCAAGCTTGCCTCCAACTCAAATCGTCCCGACACTGCTTGATAGAGGTGAGTATATCGCCTCTGAGTCGAGCTACTACCGAGTGCTGAGTATGCAGGGGCAACTTCACAAACGAGGTCGTCAGCGGAGCAGACAGAAGCAAGCGAAGCCAACAAGTTACACAGCGACGGACTCGAATCAAGTCTATACGTGGGATATCACTTACTTACCTTCAAAAGTTCGAGGCCAACACTCTTACCTGTATGTCATTGAGGACATCTACAGTCGAAAAATTGTTGGTTATGAAGTGTATGAGCATGAATGCGGTGAGCTGGCGTCACAACTTCTGCAACGAACGTTGATGCGAGAGCAATGCTTTAATCAAGCGCTGGTTCTTCATTCAGATAATGGTGCGCCGATGAAGTCGTTGACGTTCAAAGCTAAAATGGAAGAGTTAGGTATAACCTCGTCATATAGTCGCCCAAGAGTCAGTGATGATAACCCTTATGTCGAGTCATTGTTCCGCACGGTAAAGTACATGCCAAGTTGGCCAGTAAAGGGCTTTGAAACTCTCGACAGTAGTCGAAGTTGGGTTGAAGCCTTCGTACGCTGGTACAACACCGAGCACAAGCACAGTAAGCTAAATTACGTCACGCCTTCAGAGCGTCACAATGGAAAAGATAAAGAGATCTTGAAGCGTCGTGCTGAGGTATTGTTCGCTGCAAAAGAGCAAAATCCTGAACGCTGGCCTGGTGATATCAGAAACTGTGAACCTGTTGGTGACGTTCATCTAAATCCAGAAAGAGAAGCTGCTTAATAAGCAAGCAAATGATGACAACTACCTTGAAAAACACCGCAACGATATAGTCATTACTGGTTATAGCCATCGTTGAACTGCCAAAAAACAAGAAAAACAGTATCACTATTAAATGCACAAAATTCATTTTTAGCTATCGCCGCCTAAGGATTGGGTGAATGGGCTTTATATAGATATTATGAGACCTTTCATTTTAAATTTAAATCAATTACTTAGTAAGTTTATAGGTCACAATGAAAATATGTAACTCTTGCTACGTTGCTTCATGTCAGTCTCTAGCACTCCTCAAACCCAAATAGCTGCGCCCTGCATTTATCTCACGGGCAGCTTGGTCTTAGTTTTTACCTGACCGAAGGCGAAGCTGGATTCAATAGAAGCAATATTGGGCAGGCGGGTTAACTGTTTGCGGATGAACTGCTCGTAGCTTTTGAGTGATTCACTGACTACATGCAATAGGTAGTCGTGATTGCCTGTCATCAAAAAGCACTCTAACACTTCATCAATCGCTTCAATGTGCTGCTCAAAGTCTCGCATATTCTCTTCAGTTGGCTTGTCAAGTTTCACCAACACAAACACATTCACAGGCAAGCCGCATGCTTCTTGGTCGACACTGGCGTGATAGCCGCGAATAATCCCTTGTTTCTCTAATGAGCGAACTCGACGCAAGCAAGGAGAGGGTGACAGTGCCACGCGATCGGCTAACTCTTGATTAGTCAGGCGGGCGTTGCTTTGCAGTTCAGCCAGTATTTTCTTGTCGATCTCGTCCATTGGCATATTCCATCAATATTGAATTTTATTCGGCAATATTATTGCTCAAAGTGTATGTCTTACTTCGCAGATAGCAATTTTTAGCATCTGCACAAAACTAAAATTAAAGGAGGAACAACAAGCATGGAATGACTTAGGAATTATGAATACATCAACTCAACTTAGCCCGCTGCGTAAAACAACCAAACATGAACAAGCAGAAGCCCTTGCCATTGAGCAAGCAAAGCATTTTGGTATCGACCCAAACAGTGATTACGGCGTCACGTTGATCGAACTGGCGACGACACTGTACAAAGCCAATACCAAGACACACGATCTTTGGGCATTGACGGTTGATGGACTTTCAGAACTCGACAAGAGTGACCGAATCGCATGGTTTAACGCCAAACGTTTCTTGTCATTCCAGATCGCTAAGATCCTCGACAACCTGCAAAACCCAATGCGTGCTACTTACCAATCTATTGCCACCAATAATGGCAATTTTGCGTCTAAAGGTGCGTATCCTATCTTCGATAATGTCGCTGCTATTTTCTCTGCCAGCCCCGTAATTACGCGCACTGCAACGTATTTGTTTGCGTGTACAGAATGGATTGAAGATGCGTTCAACGGTAAAGAGCCGCTGCACGATATTTACTCTCGACTGCTTAATCCAACATCGATTTCACTGGCTAATCACATGGTTGATATTGAGGCAGGTTCTAGAGCCAACGAGTACCTCGCATGGAACTTTAACTCGGGGATGGCGGCCATTGATGGGTTGTTGAGCCATTTACTTGGACATGAAGACATAGTCTTGGCTTCACGTAACATCTATGGCGGTTCTTATCAGCTGTTGGAAGATTGGTTTGGCAAGCCTTCAAACCTGAACATTGCGGTAGAGTGGGTCGATGGTTATTCCGGTGATGAGTTTGCGACTCGCCTTGATGAGGTTGCCGAAAAATACGCGGGTCGCCTCGCCGCGGGTAAGAAAATCTACGTTTACCTTGAGTCACCGTGTAACCCACATGGATACGTGTTAGATGTCGCCAGTATCAGTAAAGCTGGTCACTCTCGCGGTTGGGATGTGATTGTTGACTCAACAGTGGGGACTCCATTGCTGCATCCAGTACTAAAACGCGACGATGTGGCGGAAAGACCCGATTATGTCATTCACTCTTACACCAAAGAACTGGCGGGTTCAGGCACCACAACCGCTGGAGTTGTGATTGGCCGCAACGAGACCATGTTTATTCCAAAAGGAGAGGAGGTCACTTTCACCAAGTCCAACGGCGATGAGGTCACCATTCCATGGAACGAAACGCTGTTTTGGAATGTGTACTACATTAAGGGCGCATTCCTAGACGCAGATAAAGCGTTTGAAGTGCTTAATGGCATGAAAACCTATGAGATGCGAGTGGTGCAAAAAACGATTAATACACTGACTCTGGCGAAGATCTTCGATGCCCACCCTGACATCAATGTGTCGTGTCCAGCTTTGCCAGACAGCGATAACTATGAACACTGCCAGAACAACATGTACTTGGGTTTACCAGCGGCGCTTTTCACAATCGATATGGAAGGTAACGGCGACCGTGCCCCAATCAATCGAGATGGGTTTAAACAGTTCTTCGACATGCTTGAGCCAGCAATCGGCATGCAAGTGAGCTTAGGGCAAACCAACACCGTGGCCTTGTGCCCAGCACTGACCACGCACTCAGAGCTCAGCGATGAAGCGTTAAATGAAGCAGGTATCAAACCGACCACAATGCGTATCTCTATTGGCTTAGAAGATCCTCGAATGTTCATCGCTCACATTATCGAGGCCGCTAAATTGTCGATTGACCGCAAACACGCAGACTTCTCATCGAGTTTCCCGAGTGGTGACAGTATCGATGAAATCTATATGCAAACCTATATGGATGTACACCAGAGGTTTGTGAAGAGCTTGCCGAAGTTCAGTCAGCTTACTCAGTAACTTAGGTCAGTAAGGACAGTTAACAAGAGGAGTCAGTGAAGTAGGGTAGCTGTAAACGTTAAATGAAAAACGTAAGGCCTCGCGTGTGCGAGGCCTTTTGGGTTTTAGGTAGCAGCATAAACCAACCTAGAACAAATCCTAGAAAAATGCGTCGATGAATCACCTAATAGCCTTTAACTCGTGGAATGTGGGCAAATCATTTCAACACCTCACGGCTTTCGTGACCACGCCCTTATTTGCTCAATTTCATCTTCATCGATATTTAAAGATTGAAGGAATTTGAGATGTCCTAGTGGCTCCATCTGCTCAAAGCGTTTGTGCCAATTGATCATACCCTGTTCATCCATTCCTGATTCTTTAAGTATTTCTGTCCAACGTTCTTTGGTGAGTAGGCCTTGATTAAGAAGTTCAGGTTCTTTGAGTAAAGCCATTATGGATTGTTGCTGCTGGCGCAACTTTTGAATTTCTAGATCGAGGGCAGCAAACTGTTGTCTTAGTACCACATCTCGGTCTTCATCTTGAGATTGCTGTAGCAGGCTCTCAATCTCACTGACAGGAATACCATAAGAACGATAGGCAAGTATTGCTCTAAACCTTTCAAGCTCTCGTTCGCCATATTGGCGATAACCGTTAGATGCTCTAGCCGCGGGAGTGATTAGCCCCTTTCGCTCGTAGTAGAGAACCGTTGTTCGAGATACCTCAAGTTGCTCACAAAATTGTTTGATGCTCAACACTTAGGGCTATCCTCTTTGGTGGTTTGATAGTGAGACCAAATCAATGGAATCAATGCACTAGTAAGAATAATCAGTGCGCCAATCATTGACCATAAATCAGGAATTTCAGAAAAGACAACTAAGCCAATAATAAGCGAATAGATAATCTTTACATACTCAACATTGGCAATGATGTTGGCTTGCGCCCATTTATATGCAGAGATACCAACATACTGAGCAAACGAAGAGATGAGGCCAACTAACAGCAGTAAAATAAAGTCTTCGACTGTTGGCGTGCGCCATAAGTAAAGGGTTGGTATTAATGTCATCAAACCAATTGCCAGAGCTTGGTATGCCATCAATGTTATCTTTGGTTCGCTCTGTGCAACTTTCCTTACACACACTACCGCTATCGACGCGCCCAGCGCGGCAATCACGCCAGATAAAACATAAAGGCTATGGCTTGCAGCAAAGGTCGGTCGAACAACCGTCATTACCCCGATAAATCCAACCACAATCGTGAAAATTCGACTGCTG belongs to Vibrio splendidus and includes:
- a CDS encoding endonuclease — protein: MINRIITLSGVALLCSASAHAQIQNGSFENWEGNVPSGWSVIDSGIAVSPSTDPVNNGSFSAQVTVNTSTQSNTDFLQTISVEQGKTYDFSVDVYHTEGNVKARLFVDGYLGYSNNGLTNQWQALTHSYSATSTKDIVVGIRFYDDAGFDGSEVVYLDNFQPTETPPTQSCNDTSAALTLVTDNYGSETSWSLKNSVSQTLYSGSDYQSNTNNEVEMCLADGSYILEVSDSYGDGMCCSVGNGSYSLSVNGTVVASGGNFQASQSTEFTIGGSTTTPPTEPPVLGEYYKDAEGKVGFALKTALYQIIDNHSSQGYTAIWTLVSEADLDAYYDTDGSILDMYSEKPSGSDSIQFTKVADQCGQYSKEGDCYNREHSFPKSWFGGKVEPMNSDGHHLFATDGYVNSKRSNWPFGEVSSATYTSSNGSKLGSAANSLGYAGTVFEPIDEFKGDFARAYFYMATRYENEIANWEGNSTSSDAALDGTNTTVFEPWLLTMLKRWHSEDPVSQKEIDRNKAVHDFQGNRNPFIDHPEFVSQIWGN
- a CDS encoding tetratricopeptide repeat protein, which produces MMKQSCTFLTSLSLLLSANTFAYDLEIEAFESKELALLKAAENSSDNELLMQAANLLIEDSMYEENLERGYEYMNQLAESGEVKAIITLADKYYYDEQYEKALAWYHKAEPSKDPYALYSLGVMYFDGEGTPVDLKKGNDYYLASAQAGYSDAMYQLAFSYDEGQGVAQDFSKSAYWFEQSANLGDASAMYNLGISYLNGQGVEKSCSKAMQLFSNAIEEDEHTLSYVKMGDIYSSTRYKKPCGFKTTDAKKALEYYTRAAMQGNDYGQYSVGYAYRNGHGTWSDFVKALAWFEIAQEYGNSDAEKEIIDVKQYMSKENIAAAEQLKDSLIEDIW
- a CDS encoding IS3 family transposase (programmed frameshift), coding for MSRISMERKEAILKKLLPPYSMSVKEVSEEEGISTATLYHWRQQLRRSGAAVPNSNTSSEQWSAQTKLAIVAETYSMTESELSQYCREKGLFPEQIQSWRSECMQGFKSSKEQEAEAKKQAKADKLEIKELKKDLRLKEKALAETAALLVLKKKAESLLRGRARGRLTSTDERQTIVTLILEAKQCGCRLEPACHEVQIDLRTYRRWYQQGEVQADRRPICIRPEPVNKLSQEERDAIIEVCNRSEFASLPPTQIVPTLLDRGEYIASESSYYRVLSMQGQLHKRGRQRSRQKQAKPTSYTATDSNQVYTWDITYLPSKVRGQHSYLYVIEDIYSRKIVGYEVYEHECGELASQLLQRTLMREQCFNQALVLHSDNGAPMKSLTFKAKMEELGITSSYSRPRVSDDNPYVESLFRTVKYMPSWPVKGFETLDSSRSWVEAFVRWYNTEHKHSKLNYVTPSERHNGKDKEILKRRAEVLFAAKEQNPERWPGDIRNCEPVGDVHLNPEREAA
- a CDS encoding Lrp/AsnC family transcriptional regulator translates to MDEIDKKILAELQSNARLTNQELADRVALSPSPCLRRVRSLEKQGIIRGYHASVDQEACGLPVNVFVLVKLDKPTEENMRDFEQHIEAIDEVLECFLMTGNHDYLLHVVSESLKSYEQFIRKQLTRLPNIASIESSFAFGQVKTKTKLPVR
- a CDS encoding PLP-dependent transferase, yielding MNTSTQLSPLRKTTKHEQAEALAIEQAKHFGIDPNSDYGVTLIELATTLYKANTKTHDLWALTVDGLSELDKSDRIAWFNAKRFLSFQIAKILDNLQNPMRATYQSIATNNGNFASKGAYPIFDNVAAIFSASPVITRTATYLFACTEWIEDAFNGKEPLHDIYSRLLNPTSISLANHMVDIEAGSRANEYLAWNFNSGMAAIDGLLSHLLGHEDIVLASRNIYGGSYQLLEDWFGKPSNLNIAVEWVDGYSGDEFATRLDEVAEKYAGRLAAGKKIYVYLESPCNPHGYVLDVASISKAGHSRGWDVIVDSTVGTPLLHPVLKRDDVAERPDYVIHSYTKELAGSGTTTAGVVIGRNETMFIPKGEEVTFTKSNGDEVTIPWNETLFWNVYYIKGAFLDADKAFEVLNGMKTYEMRVVQKTINTLTLAKIFDAHPDINVSCPALPDSDNYEHCQNNMYLGLPAALFTIDMEGNGDRAPINRDGFKQFFDMLEPAIGMQVSLGQTNTVALCPALTTHSELSDEALNEAGIKPTTMRISIGLEDPRMFIAHIIEAAKLSIDRKHADFSSSFPSGDSIDEIYMQTYMDVHQRFVKSLPKFSQLTQ
- a CDS encoding MerR family transcriptional regulator; translation: MLSIKQFCEQLEVSRTTVLYYERKGLITPAARASNGYRQYGERELERFRAILAYRSYGIPVSEIESLLQQSQDEDRDVVLRQQFAALDLEIQKLRQQQQSIMALLKEPELLNQGLLTKERWTEILKESGMDEQGMINWHKRFEQMEPLGHLKFLQSLNIDEDEIEQIRAWSRKP
- a CDS encoding DMT family transporter encodes the protein MKGITLALISTALFTIVGVFVRQLSTDYDTFQILFFRQFIFMLLLMPAISKNIGVLLKPNKISLHLLRTLGAFTALYFGFISVSNIPFADATALGFLQVLFVALIAHFVLAEQISSSRIFTIVVGFIGVMTVVRPTFAASHSLYVLSGVIAALGASIAVVCVRKVAQSEPKITLMAYQALAIGLMTLIPTLYLWRTPTVEDFILLLLVGLISSFAQYVGISAYKWAQANIIANVEYVKIIYSLIIGLVVFSEIPDLWSMIGALIILTSALIPLIWSHYQTTKEDSPKC